In a genomic window of Corvus moneduloides isolate bCorMon1 chromosome 17, bCorMon1.pri, whole genome shotgun sequence:
- the PLD3 gene encoding phospholipase D3 isoform X4, which produces MCPQSAPKVAPNACPSLNSLLNLSLNLSRACPGSGPEFGEPRPAPRGPGPSFGGGGGPFPSPPQRSAAPDPGNSPGSLLSPRIFGVPAPPRAPKPHSRGESGFSCSSSCGMGLHGAYAQLDPLESREAPPPKRPASAAVFAVLSALFLLTFLVLGRLRLGGDADGSAGSCGDACRIVLVESVPEGMAPSAGRAPNPSTFDAWLGLLGTAARSVDIASFYWTLTNEDTRTHEPSAAQGERILAELLRLPGRGVAVRVAVSAPSAKAPLDDLRALERSGAAVRAVDLPRLTGGVLHTKFWLVDGVHLYVGSANMDWRSLTQVKELGAAVYNCSCLAQDLGKIFEAYWALGVPDASIPAPWPDNYSTAFNMETPLELALNDTAAAVYFSSSPPPLCAAGRTRDLDALLSVIDGAEAFVDVAVMSYLPTTEFSRPERFWPAIDERLRKAVFERGVRLRLLAGCWRHSRASMFPFLKSLAAVADNHTHYDVEVRLFLVPTSAAQARIPFARVNHNKYMVTEKAAYVGTSNWSGDYFERTAGSALVVAQPGGGAGTFRERLQDVFERDWGSQYSVDIGDAESWGSRCGPR; this is translated from the exons ATGTGCCCCCAAAGTGCCCCCAAAGTGGCCCCAAACGCGTGCCCGTCCCTAAACTCTCTCCTAAACCTGTCCCTAAACCTGTCCCGAGCCTGCCCCGGCTCTGGCCCCGAATTTGGGGAGCCGCGCCCTGCCCCGAGGGGGCCCGGCCCcagttttgggggggggggaggtccCTTCCCGTCCCCTCCCCAGCGCTCGGCGGCTCCGGATCCCGGGAATTCTCCGGGGTCTCTTCTGAGCCCcaggatttttggggtccctgccccgccccgcgcccccaAGCCCCACAGCCGCGGTGAATCCGGATTTTCCTGTTCCAGCTCGTGCGGGATGGGGCTGCACGGAGCCTACGCGCAG CTGGACCCTCTGGAGTCCCGTGAGGCGCCGCCCCCCAAG cgCCCCGCCAGCGCCGCGGTCTTCGCCGTCCTCTCCGCgctcttcctcctcaccttccTCGTCCTCGGCCGCCTGCGGCTCGGCGGCGACGCCGACGGCAGCGCCGGCTCCTGCGGGGACGCCTGCAG GATCGTGCTGGTGGAGAGCGTCCCCGAGGGAATGGCCCCGAGCGCCGGCCGCGCGCCCAACCCGTCCACCTTCGACGcgtggctggggctgctgggcacGGCCGCCCGCAGCGTGGACATCGCCTCCTTCTACTGGACGCTGACCAACGAGGACACGCGGACGCACGAGCCCAGCGCGGCGCAG GGCGAGCGGATCCTGGCGGAGCTGCTGCGGCTGCCCGGGCGCGGCGTGGCCGTGCGCGTGGCCGTCAGCGCGCCCTCGGCCAAGGCGCCGCTGGACGATCTCCGGGCGCTGGAGCGCAGCG GTGCGGCCGTGCGCGCCGTGGACCTGCCGCGCCTCACCGGCGGCGTCCTGCACACCAAGTTCTGGCTCGTGGACGGCGTCCACCTCTACGTCGGCAGCGCCAACATGGACTGGAGGTCCCTGACTCAG GTGAAGGAGCTCGGAGCCGCCGTCTACAACTGCAGCTGCTTGGCCCAGGATTTGGGCAAAATCTTCGAGGCCTACTGGGCTCTGGGCGTTCCCGACGCGTCCATCCCGGCGCCGTGGCCGGACAACTACTCCACCGCCTTCAACATGGAGACGCCGCTGGAGCTGGCGCTCAACGACACCGCGGCCGCCGTCTACTTCTCG AGCTCCCCGCCTCCGCTCTGCGCCGCCGGCCGCACCCGGGACCTGGACGCCCTCCTGTCGGTCATCGACGGCGCCGAGGCCTTCGTGGACGTGGCGGTGATGAGTTACCTGCCCACCACCGAGTTCTCGCGGCCCGAGCGCTTCTGGCCGGCCATCGACGAGCGGCTGCGCAAGGCCGTGTTCGAGCGCGGCGTGCGGCTGCGGCTGCTGGCGGGCTGCTGGCGGCACAGCCGCGCCTCCATGTTCCCCTTCCTCAAGTCGCTCGCCGCCGTCGCCGACAACCACACGCACTACGACGTGGAGGTG CGCCTGTTCCTGGTGCCCACGAGCGCGGCACAGGCGCGGATCCCCTTCGCCCGCGTCAACCACAACAAGTACATGGTGACGGAGAAGGCGGCCTACGTGG GCACGTCCAACTGGTCCGGGGATTACTTCGAGCGCACGGCGGGGTCGGCGCTGGTGGTGGCCCAGcccgggggcggcgcggggacGTTCCGGGAGCGGCTCCAGGACGTGTTCGAGCGGGACTGGGGCTCCCAGTACAGCGTCGACATCGGCGACGCCGAGAGCTGGGGCAGCCGCTGCGGCCCCCGGTAG
- the PLD3 gene encoding phospholipase D3 isoform X5, which produces MCPQSAPKVAPNACPSLNSLLNLSLNLSRACPGSGPEFGEPRPAPRGPGPSFGGGGGPFPSPPQRSAAPDPGNSPGSLLSPRIFGVPAPPRAPKPHSRGESGFSCSSSCGMGLHGAYAQLDPLESREAPPPKRPASAAVFAVLSALFLLTFLVLGRLRLGGDADGSAGSCGDACSPPAPGRIVLVESVPEGMAPSAGRAPNPSTFDAWLGLLGTAARSVDIASFYWTLTNEDTRTHEPSAAQGERILAELLRLPGRGVAVRVAVSAPSAKAPLDDLRALERSGAAVRAVDLPRLTGGVLHTKFWLVDGVHLYVGSANMDWRSLTQVKELGAAVYNCSCLAQDLGKIFEAYWALGVPDASIPAPWPDNYSTAFNMETPLELALNDTAAAVYFSSSPPPLCAAGRTRDLDALLSVIDGAEAFVDVAVMSYLPTTEFSRPERFWPAIDERLRKAVFERGVRLRLLAGCWRHSRASMFPFLKSLAAVADNHTHYDVEVVGTAGTVPSEGDTVPQRGDSALRR; this is translated from the exons ATGTGCCCCCAAAGTGCCCCCAAAGTGGCCCCAAACGCGTGCCCGTCCCTAAACTCTCTCCTAAACCTGTCCCTAAACCTGTCCCGAGCCTGCCCCGGCTCTGGCCCCGAATTTGGGGAGCCGCGCCCTGCCCCGAGGGGGCCCGGCCCcagttttgggggggggggaggtccCTTCCCGTCCCCTCCCCAGCGCTCGGCGGCTCCGGATCCCGGGAATTCTCCGGGGTCTCTTCTGAGCCCcaggatttttggggtccctgccccgccccgcgcccccaAGCCCCACAGCCGCGGTGAATCCGGATTTTCCTGTTCCAGCTCGTGCGGGATGGGGCTGCACGGAGCCTACGCGCAG CTGGACCCTCTGGAGTCCCGTGAGGCGCCGCCCCCCAAG cgCCCCGCCAGCGCCGCGGTCTTCGCCGTCCTCTCCGCgctcttcctcctcaccttccTCGTCCTCGGCCGCCTGCGGCTCGGCGGCGACGCCGACGGCAGCGCCGGCTCCTGCGGGGACGCCTGCAG ccccccggctCCCGGTAGGATCGTGCTGGTGGAGAGCGTCCCCGAGGGAATGGCCCCGAGCGCCGGCCGCGCGCCCAACCCGTCCACCTTCGACGcgtggctggggctgctgggcacGGCCGCCCGCAGCGTGGACATCGCCTCCTTCTACTGGACGCTGACCAACGAGGACACGCGGACGCACGAGCCCAGCGCGGCGCAG GGCGAGCGGATCCTGGCGGAGCTGCTGCGGCTGCCCGGGCGCGGCGTGGCCGTGCGCGTGGCCGTCAGCGCGCCCTCGGCCAAGGCGCCGCTGGACGATCTCCGGGCGCTGGAGCGCAGCG GTGCGGCCGTGCGCGCCGTGGACCTGCCGCGCCTCACCGGCGGCGTCCTGCACACCAAGTTCTGGCTCGTGGACGGCGTCCACCTCTACGTCGGCAGCGCCAACATGGACTGGAGGTCCCTGACTCAG GTGAAGGAGCTCGGAGCCGCCGTCTACAACTGCAGCTGCTTGGCCCAGGATTTGGGCAAAATCTTCGAGGCCTACTGGGCTCTGGGCGTTCCCGACGCGTCCATCCCGGCGCCGTGGCCGGACAACTACTCCACCGCCTTCAACATGGAGACGCCGCTGGAGCTGGCGCTCAACGACACCGCGGCCGCCGTCTACTTCTCG AGCTCCCCGCCTCCGCTCTGCGCCGCCGGCCGCACCCGGGACCTGGACGCCCTCCTGTCGGTCATCGACGGCGCCGAGGCCTTCGTGGACGTGGCGGTGATGAGTTACCTGCCCACCACCGAGTTCTCGCGGCCCGAGCGCTTCTGGCCGGCCATCGACGAGCGGCTGCGCAAGGCCGTGTTCGAGCGCGGCGTGCGGCTGCGGCTGCTGGCGGGCTGCTGGCGGCACAGCCGCGCCTCCATGTTCCCCTTCCTCAAGTCGCTCGCCGCCGTCGCCGACAACCACACGCACTACGACGTGGAGGTGGTGGGTACCGCGGGCACGGTGCCCTCAGAGGGTGACACGGTCCCTCAGAGG GGTGACAGTGCCCTCAGAAGGTGA
- the LOC116452706 gene encoding collagen alpha-1(I) chain-like, whose product MEELVELGPGAEVGRGLSLARDSHGIYVAEAPKSLRLRQGDRVLGARVSFEGASPEAVGRLLEGAGGCRVSLYLRRRSPGAPATPEGQRDGVARLVRARGPGGMGVLWMGGVPVAAAARTPLPEPPEPPELPRAPGEPPAGSGPRIPAMEVAAPKGSLGLSPPQIRPGKGGPEAGGDEEGAAAARGAFPALRVPSVSIDVPRAVVELVPELGMPGPAPPGPGPEAGSRFAEGLRKLSRELEAPAVGISPKPPKFRLPRLGWALAKLREGGGTPPASPPGIAIPSVELDLGAVGDAGAKLKVPKLSLAPFGDVEDGARFGIGDSGGAPGSPRLRVPRFGIGGAALPKFGGSSPDLRPGGVPKAPPKRGGSAESLILGWTAPEPPATLRPRPKSRGVSAPPWPPRIAIPAVGFALPGQAPERPGGRGAPEPPALKVPVLELAPPGSEGTSEPPARRFGVKLPKFGAGSAGSGSGSSGRMRMGGSKPSPEEGGAPRDGNPRPGGARRRRWVPRVGFTPGGASPEPPKVGRMRFPDVELCPGDPQIAGIGGISSRCDAGGPRGGEGSPKFQLPQLVLSPQICGEP is encoded by the exons ATGGAG gagctggtggagctggGCCCGGGGGCCGAGGTGGGCAGGGGGCTCTCCCTGGCCCGCGACAGCCACGGGATCTACGTGGCCGaagcccccaaatccctgcgGCTGCGCCAag GTGACCGCGTCCTGGGCGCGAGGGTCTCGTTCGAGGGGGCCTCCCCCGAGGCCGTGGGGCGGCTGCTGGAGGGGGCCGGCGGCTGCCGCGTGTCCCTGTACCTGCGGCGGCGGAGCCCCGGAGCGCCGGCGACCCCCGAGGGACAGCGGGACGGCGTGGCCAGGCTGGTGCGGGCCCGGGGACCGGGGGGAATGGGAGTCCTGTGGATGGGGGGCGTCCCTGTGG CGGCCGCGGCCCGGACGCCGCTGCCGGAGCCTCCCGAGCCGCCGGAGCTGCCCCGAGCCCCCGGCGAGCCCCCGGCCGGCTCCGGGCCCCGCATCCCGGCCATGGAGGTGGCGGCTCCCAAGGGGTccctggggctgagccccccccagATCCGCCCGGGAAAGGGGGGGCCCGAGGCCGGAGGGGATGAGGAGGGGGCGGCCGCCGCCCGGGGGGCTTTCCCCGCCCTCCGCGTCCCCTCCGTCTCCATCGATGTCCCCAGAGCCGTGGTGGAGCTGGTGCCGGAGCTCGGGATGCCCGGCCCggcgccgcccggccccggcccggaGGCGGGCTCCAGGTTTGCCGAGGGGCTGCGGAAGCTCAGCCGGGAGCTGGAGGCTCCGGCCGTGGGGATCTCCCCCAAGCCCCCCAAATTCCGCCTCCCGCGCCTCGGGTGGGCCCTGGCCAAGCTGCGGGAGGGCGGCGGGACCCCGCCGGCGTCGCCCCCCGGCATCGCCATTCCCAGCGTGGAGCTGGATCTGGGGGCGGTGGGAGACGCCGGGGCCAAGCTGAAGGTGCCCAAACTGTCCCTGGCGCCGTTTGGCGACGTCGAGGACGGTGCCCGCTTCGGCATCGGCGACTCCGGCGGCGCTCCGGGGTCCCCCCGGCTCCGCGTCCCGCGGTTCGGCATCGGGGGGGCGGCGCTGCCGAAATTCGGGGGGTCCAGCCCCGACCTCCGccccgggggggtccccaaaGCGCCCCCGAAACGGGGCGGCAGCGCCGAGAGCCTGATCCTGGGCTGGACGGCGCCGGAGCCCCCCGCGACCCTCCGGCCGCGGCCGAAATCCCGGGGGGTGTCGGCGCCGCCGTGGCCGCCCCGGATCGCCATCCCCGCCGTGGGCTTCGCGCTGCCGGGACAGGCCCCGGAGCGCCCCGGGGGCCGCGGGGCTCCGGAGCCGCCGGCGCTGAAGGTGCCGGTGCTGGAGCTGGCTCCGCCGGGCTCGGAAGGGACCTCGGAGCCGCCCGCGCGCCGCTTCGGGGTGAAACTCCCCAAATTCGGGGCCGGCTCCGCCGGGAGCGGGTCGGGATCCTCcgggaggatgaggatgggcGGCTCCAAGCCCAGCCCTGAGGAAGGAGGAGCCCCCCGCGATGGGAacccccggcccggcggggcaCGGCGCCGGCGGTGGGTGCCCAGGGTGGGCTTCACCCCCGGGGGGGCCTCGCCGGAGCCCCCCAAAGTGGGGAGGATGCGGTTCCCCGACGTCGAGCTCTGCCCCGGGGACCCCCAAATCGCTGGGATCGGGGGGATCTCTTCCCGCTGTGATGCGGGGGGGCCTCGGGGAGGCGAGGGGAgccccaaattccagctgccGCAGCTGGTGCTGAGCCCCCAGATCTGCGGCGAGCCATGA
- the PLD3 gene encoding phospholipase D3 isoform X1 produces MCPQSAPKVAPNACPSLNSLLNLSLNLSRACPGSGPEFGEPRPAPRGPGPSFGGGGGPFPSPPQRSAAPDPGNSPGSLLSPRIFGVPAPPRAPKPHSRGESGFSCSSSCGMGLHGAYAQLDPLESREAPPPKRPASAAVFAVLSALFLLTFLVLGRLRLGGDADGSAGSCGDACSPPAPGRIVLVESVPEGMAPSAGRAPNPSTFDAWLGLLGTAARSVDIASFYWTLTNEDTRTHEPSAAQGERILAELLRLPGRGVAVRVAVSAPSAKAPLDDLRALERSGAAVRAVDLPRLTGGVLHTKFWLVDGVHLYVGSANMDWRSLTQVKELGAAVYNCSCLAQDLGKIFEAYWALGVPDASIPAPWPDNYSTAFNMETPLELALNDTAAAVYFSSSPPPLCAAGRTRDLDALLSVIDGAEAFVDVAVMSYLPTTEFSRPERFWPAIDERLRKAVFERGVRLRLLAGCWRHSRASMFPFLKSLAAVADNHTHYDVEVARPTGPGITSSARRGRRWWWPSPGAARGRSGSGSRTCSSGTGAPSTASTSATPRAGAAAAAPGSTGGTPQGPTFWGENEEKWVFSGCCVVVVEAVRDQWTPKLSSLDPQIPPWTPKLLPGPPNSFLVPQSHPWSPSPIPGPLPSPPWTPSPLDPPPKNTPGFFGINIYSGQDKREGPGGGNALVPPFPG; encoded by the exons ATGTGCCCCCAAAGTGCCCCCAAAGTGGCCCCAAACGCGTGCCCGTCCCTAAACTCTCTCCTAAACCTGTCCCTAAACCTGTCCCGAGCCTGCCCCGGCTCTGGCCCCGAATTTGGGGAGCCGCGCCCTGCCCCGAGGGGGCCCGGCCCcagttttgggggggggggaggtccCTTCCCGTCCCCTCCCCAGCGCTCGGCGGCTCCGGATCCCGGGAATTCTCCGGGGTCTCTTCTGAGCCCcaggatttttggggtccctgccccgccccgcgcccccaAGCCCCACAGCCGCGGTGAATCCGGATTTTCCTGTTCCAGCTCGTGCGGGATGGGGCTGCACGGAGCCTACGCGCAG CTGGACCCTCTGGAGTCCCGTGAGGCGCCGCCCCCCAAG cgCCCCGCCAGCGCCGCGGTCTTCGCCGTCCTCTCCGCgctcttcctcctcaccttccTCGTCCTCGGCCGCCTGCGGCTCGGCGGCGACGCCGACGGCAGCGCCGGCTCCTGCGGGGACGCCTGCAG ccccccggctCCCGGTAGGATCGTGCTGGTGGAGAGCGTCCCCGAGGGAATGGCCCCGAGCGCCGGCCGCGCGCCCAACCCGTCCACCTTCGACGcgtggctggggctgctgggcacGGCCGCCCGCAGCGTGGACATCGCCTCCTTCTACTGGACGCTGACCAACGAGGACACGCGGACGCACGAGCCCAGCGCGGCGCAG GGCGAGCGGATCCTGGCGGAGCTGCTGCGGCTGCCCGGGCGCGGCGTGGCCGTGCGCGTGGCCGTCAGCGCGCCCTCGGCCAAGGCGCCGCTGGACGATCTCCGGGCGCTGGAGCGCAGCG GTGCGGCCGTGCGCGCCGTGGACCTGCCGCGCCTCACCGGCGGCGTCCTGCACACCAAGTTCTGGCTCGTGGACGGCGTCCACCTCTACGTCGGCAGCGCCAACATGGACTGGAGGTCCCTGACTCAG GTGAAGGAGCTCGGAGCCGCCGTCTACAACTGCAGCTGCTTGGCCCAGGATTTGGGCAAAATCTTCGAGGCCTACTGGGCTCTGGGCGTTCCCGACGCGTCCATCCCGGCGCCGTGGCCGGACAACTACTCCACCGCCTTCAACATGGAGACGCCGCTGGAGCTGGCGCTCAACGACACCGCGGCCGCCGTCTACTTCTCG AGCTCCCCGCCTCCGCTCTGCGCCGCCGGCCGCACCCGGGACCTGGACGCCCTCCTGTCGGTCATCGACGGCGCCGAGGCCTTCGTGGACGTGGCGGTGATGAGTTACCTGCCCACCACCGAGTTCTCGCGGCCCGAGCGCTTCTGGCCGGCCATCGACGAGCGGCTGCGCAAGGCCGTGTTCGAGCGCGGCGTGCGGCTGCGGCTGCTGGCGGGCTGCTGGCGGCACAGCCGCGCCTCCATGTTCCCCTTCCTCAAGTCGCTCGCCGCCGTCGCCGACAACCACACGCACTACGACGTGGAGGTG GCACGTCCAACTGGTCCGGGGATTACTTCGAGCGCACGGCGGGGTCGGCGCTGGTGGTGGCCCAGcccgggggcggcgcggggacGTTCCGGGAGCGGCTCCAGGACGTGTTCGAGCGGGACTGGGGCTCCCAGTACAGCGTCGACATCGGCGACGCCGAGAGCTGGGGCAGCCGCTGCGGCCCCCGGTAGCACCGGGGGGACCCCGCAGGGGCCGACGTTTTGGGGGGAAAACGAAGAGAAATGGGTTTTTTCTGGATGTTGCGTTGTTGTGGTTGAGGCGGTTCGTGATCAGTGGACCCCCAAACTTTCTTCCCTGGACCCCCAAATTCCTCCCTGGACCCCCAAACTCCTCCCTGGACCCCCAAACTCCTTCCTGGTTCCCCAATCCCATCCTTGGTCCCCCAGTCCCATCCCTGGACCCCTCCCAAGTCCTCCCtggacccccagccccctggACCCCCCTCCCAAAAACACTCCGGGTTTTTTTGGGATTAACATTTATTCTGGCCAAGACAAGCgtgaggggccgggggggggcAACGCCCTTGTGCCCCCCTTCCCTGGTTAA
- the PLD3 gene encoding phospholipase D3 isoform X3 produces MCPQSAPKVAPNACPSLNSLLNLSLNLSRACPGSGPEFGEPRPAPRGPGPSFGGGGGPFPSPPQRSAAPDPGNSPGSLLSPRIFGVPAPPRAPKPHSRGESGFSCSSSCGMGLHGAYAQLDPLESREAPPPKRPASAAVFAVLSALFLLTFLVLGRLRLGGDADGSAGSCGDACSPPAPGRIVLVESVPEGMAPSAGRAPNPSTFDAWLGLLGTAARSVDIASFYWTLTNEDTRTHEPSAAQGERILAELLRLPGRGVAVRVAVSAPSAKAPLDDLRALERSGAAVRAVDLPRLTGGVLHTKFWLVDGVHLYVGSANMDWRSLTQVKELGAAVYNCSCLAQDLGKIFEAYWALGVPDASIPAPWPDNYSTAFNMETPLELALNDTAAAVYFSSSPPPLCAAGRTRDLDALLSVIDGAEAFVDVAVMSYLPTTEFSRPERFWPAIDERLRKAVFERGVRLRLLAGCWRHSRASMFPFLKSLAAVADNHTHYDVEVRLFLVPTSAAQARIPFARVNHNKYMVTEKAAYVGTSNWSGDYFERTAGSALVVAQPGGGAGTFRERLQDVFERDWGSQYSVDIGDAESWGSRCGPR; encoded by the exons ATGTGCCCCCAAAGTGCCCCCAAAGTGGCCCCAAACGCGTGCCCGTCCCTAAACTCTCTCCTAAACCTGTCCCTAAACCTGTCCCGAGCCTGCCCCGGCTCTGGCCCCGAATTTGGGGAGCCGCGCCCTGCCCCGAGGGGGCCCGGCCCcagttttgggggggggggaggtccCTTCCCGTCCCCTCCCCAGCGCTCGGCGGCTCCGGATCCCGGGAATTCTCCGGGGTCTCTTCTGAGCCCcaggatttttggggtccctgccccgccccgcgcccccaAGCCCCACAGCCGCGGTGAATCCGGATTTTCCTGTTCCAGCTCGTGCGGGATGGGGCTGCACGGAGCCTACGCGCAG CTGGACCCTCTGGAGTCCCGTGAGGCGCCGCCCCCCAAG cgCCCCGCCAGCGCCGCGGTCTTCGCCGTCCTCTCCGCgctcttcctcctcaccttccTCGTCCTCGGCCGCCTGCGGCTCGGCGGCGACGCCGACGGCAGCGCCGGCTCCTGCGGGGACGCCTGCAG ccccccggctCCCGGTAGGATCGTGCTGGTGGAGAGCGTCCCCGAGGGAATGGCCCCGAGCGCCGGCCGCGCGCCCAACCCGTCCACCTTCGACGcgtggctggggctgctgggcacGGCCGCCCGCAGCGTGGACATCGCCTCCTTCTACTGGACGCTGACCAACGAGGACACGCGGACGCACGAGCCCAGCGCGGCGCAG GGCGAGCGGATCCTGGCGGAGCTGCTGCGGCTGCCCGGGCGCGGCGTGGCCGTGCGCGTGGCCGTCAGCGCGCCCTCGGCCAAGGCGCCGCTGGACGATCTCCGGGCGCTGGAGCGCAGCG GTGCGGCCGTGCGCGCCGTGGACCTGCCGCGCCTCACCGGCGGCGTCCTGCACACCAAGTTCTGGCTCGTGGACGGCGTCCACCTCTACGTCGGCAGCGCCAACATGGACTGGAGGTCCCTGACTCAG GTGAAGGAGCTCGGAGCCGCCGTCTACAACTGCAGCTGCTTGGCCCAGGATTTGGGCAAAATCTTCGAGGCCTACTGGGCTCTGGGCGTTCCCGACGCGTCCATCCCGGCGCCGTGGCCGGACAACTACTCCACCGCCTTCAACATGGAGACGCCGCTGGAGCTGGCGCTCAACGACACCGCGGCCGCCGTCTACTTCTCG AGCTCCCCGCCTCCGCTCTGCGCCGCCGGCCGCACCCGGGACCTGGACGCCCTCCTGTCGGTCATCGACGGCGCCGAGGCCTTCGTGGACGTGGCGGTGATGAGTTACCTGCCCACCACCGAGTTCTCGCGGCCCGAGCGCTTCTGGCCGGCCATCGACGAGCGGCTGCGCAAGGCCGTGTTCGAGCGCGGCGTGCGGCTGCGGCTGCTGGCGGGCTGCTGGCGGCACAGCCGCGCCTCCATGTTCCCCTTCCTCAAGTCGCTCGCCGCCGTCGCCGACAACCACACGCACTACGACGTGGAGGTG CGCCTGTTCCTGGTGCCCACGAGCGCGGCACAGGCGCGGATCCCCTTCGCCCGCGTCAACCACAACAAGTACATGGTGACGGAGAAGGCGGCCTACGTGG GCACGTCCAACTGGTCCGGGGATTACTTCGAGCGCACGGCGGGGTCGGCGCTGGTGGTGGCCCAGcccgggggcggcgcggggacGTTCCGGGAGCGGCTCCAGGACGTGTTCGAGCGGGACTGGGGCTCCCAGTACAGCGTCGACATCGGCGACGCCGAGAGCTGGGGCAGCCGCTGCGGCCCCCGGTAG
- the PLD3 gene encoding phospholipase D3 isoform X2, producing the protein MCPQSAPKVAPNACPSLNSLLNLSLNLSRACPGSGPEFGEPRPAPRGPGPSFGGGGGPFPSPPQRSAAPDPGNSPGSLLSPRIFGVPAPPRAPKPHSRGESGFSCSSSCGMGLHGAYAQLDPLESREAPPPKRPASAAVFAVLSALFLLTFLVLGRLRLGGDADGSAGSCGDACRIVLVESVPEGMAPSAGRAPNPSTFDAWLGLLGTAARSVDIASFYWTLTNEDTRTHEPSAAQGERILAELLRLPGRGVAVRVAVSAPSAKAPLDDLRALERSGAAVRAVDLPRLTGGVLHTKFWLVDGVHLYVGSANMDWRSLTQVKELGAAVYNCSCLAQDLGKIFEAYWALGVPDASIPAPWPDNYSTAFNMETPLELALNDTAAAVYFSSSPPPLCAAGRTRDLDALLSVIDGAEAFVDVAVMSYLPTTEFSRPERFWPAIDERLRKAVFERGVRLRLLAGCWRHSRASMFPFLKSLAAVADNHTHYDVEVARPTGPGITSSARRGRRWWWPSPGAARGRSGSGSRTCSSGTGAPSTASTSATPRAGAAAAAPGSTGGTPQGPTFWGENEEKWVFSGCCVVVVEAVRDQWTPKLSSLDPQIPPWTPKLLPGPPNSFLVPQSHPWSPSPIPGPLPSPPWTPSPLDPPPKNTPGFFGINIYSGQDKREGPGGGNALVPPFPG; encoded by the exons ATGTGCCCCCAAAGTGCCCCCAAAGTGGCCCCAAACGCGTGCCCGTCCCTAAACTCTCTCCTAAACCTGTCCCTAAACCTGTCCCGAGCCTGCCCCGGCTCTGGCCCCGAATTTGGGGAGCCGCGCCCTGCCCCGAGGGGGCCCGGCCCcagttttgggggggggggaggtccCTTCCCGTCCCCTCCCCAGCGCTCGGCGGCTCCGGATCCCGGGAATTCTCCGGGGTCTCTTCTGAGCCCcaggatttttggggtccctgccccgccccgcgcccccaAGCCCCACAGCCGCGGTGAATCCGGATTTTCCTGTTCCAGCTCGTGCGGGATGGGGCTGCACGGAGCCTACGCGCAG CTGGACCCTCTGGAGTCCCGTGAGGCGCCGCCCCCCAAG cgCCCCGCCAGCGCCGCGGTCTTCGCCGTCCTCTCCGCgctcttcctcctcaccttccTCGTCCTCGGCCGCCTGCGGCTCGGCGGCGACGCCGACGGCAGCGCCGGCTCCTGCGGGGACGCCTGCAG GATCGTGCTGGTGGAGAGCGTCCCCGAGGGAATGGCCCCGAGCGCCGGCCGCGCGCCCAACCCGTCCACCTTCGACGcgtggctggggctgctgggcacGGCCGCCCGCAGCGTGGACATCGCCTCCTTCTACTGGACGCTGACCAACGAGGACACGCGGACGCACGAGCCCAGCGCGGCGCAG GGCGAGCGGATCCTGGCGGAGCTGCTGCGGCTGCCCGGGCGCGGCGTGGCCGTGCGCGTGGCCGTCAGCGCGCCCTCGGCCAAGGCGCCGCTGGACGATCTCCGGGCGCTGGAGCGCAGCG GTGCGGCCGTGCGCGCCGTGGACCTGCCGCGCCTCACCGGCGGCGTCCTGCACACCAAGTTCTGGCTCGTGGACGGCGTCCACCTCTACGTCGGCAGCGCCAACATGGACTGGAGGTCCCTGACTCAG GTGAAGGAGCTCGGAGCCGCCGTCTACAACTGCAGCTGCTTGGCCCAGGATTTGGGCAAAATCTTCGAGGCCTACTGGGCTCTGGGCGTTCCCGACGCGTCCATCCCGGCGCCGTGGCCGGACAACTACTCCACCGCCTTCAACATGGAGACGCCGCTGGAGCTGGCGCTCAACGACACCGCGGCCGCCGTCTACTTCTCG AGCTCCCCGCCTCCGCTCTGCGCCGCCGGCCGCACCCGGGACCTGGACGCCCTCCTGTCGGTCATCGACGGCGCCGAGGCCTTCGTGGACGTGGCGGTGATGAGTTACCTGCCCACCACCGAGTTCTCGCGGCCCGAGCGCTTCTGGCCGGCCATCGACGAGCGGCTGCGCAAGGCCGTGTTCGAGCGCGGCGTGCGGCTGCGGCTGCTGGCGGGCTGCTGGCGGCACAGCCGCGCCTCCATGTTCCCCTTCCTCAAGTCGCTCGCCGCCGTCGCCGACAACCACACGCACTACGACGTGGAGGTG GCACGTCCAACTGGTCCGGGGATTACTTCGAGCGCACGGCGGGGTCGGCGCTGGTGGTGGCCCAGcccgggggcggcgcggggacGTTCCGGGAGCGGCTCCAGGACGTGTTCGAGCGGGACTGGGGCTCCCAGTACAGCGTCGACATCGGCGACGCCGAGAGCTGGGGCAGCCGCTGCGGCCCCCGGTAGCACCGGGGGGACCCCGCAGGGGCCGACGTTTTGGGGGGAAAACGAAGAGAAATGGGTTTTTTCTGGATGTTGCGTTGTTGTGGTTGAGGCGGTTCGTGATCAGTGGACCCCCAAACTTTCTTCCCTGGACCCCCAAATTCCTCCCTGGACCCCCAAACTCCTCCCTGGACCCCCAAACTCCTTCCTGGTTCCCCAATCCCATCCTTGGTCCCCCAGTCCCATCCCTGGACCCCTCCCAAGTCCTCCCtggacccccagccccctggACCCCCCTCCCAAAAACACTCCGGGTTTTTTTGGGATTAACATTTATTCTGGCCAAGACAAGCgtgaggggccgggggggggcAACGCCCTTGTGCCCCCCTTCCCTGGTTAA